The DNA segment AGCATCGCGAACCAGGTGGATGCTTTCTTGGACAAGATGGGGAAAAATGTTGTGATGGAGCTCGTCAGCACCGAGATCGATCCCAGTAGGCCTATCCTTCCCTGTCCCCTGCTGTTGACAGGTAGAAATTGATTGGTTTTTGTCGACTATTCTAATGGCCAGCCTTTGGTACCGACAGAAACGCGGAAGCCCAAGACGAGCAACCGGGCGGCGCTACGGGGCTGGTTCGAAAAGAAGAACACGAAGGCGGAGCGGGTCGTCTACACGGCGGAGTTCGCGGTGGACTCCAGCTTCGGCGAGCCGGGAGCTATCACGGTGCTCAACCGACACCAGAGTGAGTTCTTCCTGGAGAGCATCGTGGTGGAGGGCTTCGCCTGCGGCCCCGTCCACTTCGCTTGCAATTCTTGGGTCCAGCCCACCAGCGTTCACCCCAACAACGGGGTTTTCTTCGGCAACAAGGTCCTCTCCTACCCATATCTTTCACTCCGAGACGTCGATGAACCATCACCAAAAGCGTGGTATGCTGACGGCCCCTTCCATGTTTGGTTGGTGTAGCCATATCTGCCGTCGCAGACGCCCGCCGGACTGAGGGAGCTGAGGCAGCAGGAGCTGAAGGCGCTGAAGGGCGATGGCAATGGCGAGAGGAAGCTGACCGACAGAATCTACGATTACGACACGTACAACGACTTGGGCAACCCCGACAAAGGGATTGAATTTGCCCGGCCGACCCTCGGAGGAGAGAAGATGCCTTTCCCGAGGAGGCTGAGGACAGGGAGAGCCCCAACAGCCACAGGTAAACGACAGAAGCATTTTCATCGTACTGCTCTGAGTGACCAGGGACCATCTGACACAATCCTTTGTCGTGTCTTCTAGGTCATAGATCTAAATCAATGAACCTCGGTAGAACTACCTTCTTTGCGGTGCTTGGATTGGGTGGAAAGAGAAAATTGAAAGTTTTCTGTGTTTCCTTCTGCAGATTCACATGCGGAGAGTAGGGTAGAAGATCCCCTACCCATGTACGTGCCTCGCGACGAGCGATTCGAGGAGGGCAAGCAGGAGATGCTAAAAGCAGGGGCTCTAAAGGCGGTGCTCCACAACCTCGTGCCTTTGCTGGTCGCTTTCCTCTCCCCGCAGAGCCACGACTTCAAGGCCTTCCATGAGTTGGACAACCTCTTCAAAGAAGGCCTACGCTTGAAGCGAAGCTTACAAGATCAACTCTTCCACAAGATCCCATTTGTGACCAAGATCGAAGAATCAAGCGAGGGATTACTCCGATATGATACGCCAGACATAATCACAAGTAAGCTGTCAGTGGAGTAGCAGATTTGGAGTAATTATTACTGTCTGGTCTGAACTTAGGCGTAGTGTTAGATTTGTGGTAGCCAAGATCGGAACGACAACAATAGTACAATCGCTGTTTTTTCCCCTCCATCCGTAGTGCATGATGCCTTTTTGACCCCCTGCTTCTTTCTTTGTCACGCACCCAACAGAGGACAAGTTCGCATGGCTGCGCGATGATGAGTTCGCCCGTCAAACTTTAGCGGGGATCAACCCTGTCAACATAGAAAGGCTTCAGGTACTCGTCCTTTACGTCTCCTTCCCAAAGTTGCAAGCCATTTTCTACAGTCTAATGGGGATAAAGGTACTCCGGCAGCCGGAAAAAGGCGTGGAGTACTCCGTGTAATTAGTGGGAGGGAACACAGCCCCCCACGTGATCTATGTGGATACGATGTCCAAATGAATTCTCCTCTCGACTTATCATTCTAAACGTGTTGTACTTCATGTAGGTGTTTCCTCCTGTCAGTAGGCTTGACCCTTCCGTGTATGGTCCACCTGAATCCGCCATCACGGAAGAGCATATCACTAGCCATCTCAATGGCATGTCCGTTCAACAGGTAGCTCTTGTTCGTTTAAGCTTGGATGAATCGTTGTTGCTGTCACAATTATGTTGAATCTTCCTTTTTATCTTCGACCGTGACAGGCATTGGAGGAGAAGAAGCTTTTTATACTGGACTTCCATGATGTCTACCTCCCCTTTATTGATCGGATCAATGCGCAAGATGGGCGAAAAGCATACGGCACGCGCACCGTCTTCTTCCTCACCGAGTTGGGAACTCTTAAGCCGATTGCCATCGAGCTGAGTCTACCGCCGGTGAGACCTGGGGATGCTCGGACGAAGCGCGTCCTCACGCCGCCGACTGATGCCACGGGCAACTGGCTTTGGCAGCTCGCCAAGGCGCATGTCTGCTCCAACGACGCCGGCGTTCACCAACTTGTAAATCATTGGTAGGTTCACGGTGGATTATATCTCAGCGTAGTCGATCCGGCGGACGAGTATCCTCAAGGACGGTGACACTAAATTGCAGGTTGAGAACTCATGCCTCCGTAGAGCCCTTTACACTGGCGGCTCATCGACAACTAAGTGCGATGCATCCCATCTTCAAGCTGCTGAAGCCCCACATGCGATACACGTTAGAGGTCAACGCCCTGGCTCGCCAAATCCTCATCAATGGCGGCGGAGTGATCGAGTCCGGCTTCACACCTGGTCCGGTCTGCATGGAGATTAGTGCGGCGGCGTATCGCGATCACTGGCGCTTCGATCAGGAAGCACTCCCCGCTGATCTCATCAGAAGGCAAGTGTCATGCCGTCTCTCACATTTATGGACGATCGTATTTAGCTAACGGGGTTCTTCTCACTCGATCGTTGACAGAGGCATGGCGGTGGAGGACAAGACGCAGCCACACGGCCTGAGGCTCGTCATCGAGGACTACCCGTACGCGACCGACGGCCTCCTGCTGTGGTCCGCGATCCAGTCGTGGGTGGAAACCTATGTCGCCGCCTACTATTCGGACGACGAGGCCGTGCAATCCGACTCGGAGCTCCAGAGCTGGTACTCTGAGGCCGTCAACGTCGGCCACGCCGACAAGCGCCACGCACCGTGGTGGCCGCGCCTGTCGAGCCCCGCCGAGCTGAGCTCCGTCCTCACCACCCTCATCTGGCTCAGCTCCGCCCAGCACGCCTCTCTCAACTTCGGCCAGTACCCGCTCGGGGGTTACATCCCGAACCGCCCGCCGATGATGCGGCGGCTCGTCCCGATGGAGGGCGACCCGGAGTACGAGCACTTCCGGGCCGACCCAGTCAAGTTCTTCCTGTCGGCGCTTCCGAGCCTGACTCAGGCGACGACGTTCATGACGGTGATCGACACGCTGTCTACGCACTCGGTGGACGAGGAGTACCTGGGGGAGCGACCGGACCCGTACACGTGGACGGGGGACGGCGAGATGGTGGAGGCGTTCCACGAGTTCGCGGCGGAGGTGAGGCGGGCCGAGACGGAGATCGCAAGGCGGAACGCCGATCCGGCGAGGCGGAACCGGTGCGGCGCCGGCGTCTTGCCGTACGAGTTGATGGCGCCGAGTTCGGGACCCGGGATCACGTGCCGCGGGGTTCCCAACAGCGTGTCCATCTGATCCACGTCACACTACGCATCTTTCGATCAAATCCAAAGGAACCCAAATAGGGATTCCTTATAAAGATGTGGGCTGTTCTCATGTAAATAATTCAGTATAGTGGATGTTCATTAAATATATGAAATAGCGATTGGCATTTTTTCCATGTATTATTTattcaaaagagaacaaaatagGGGCAAAAAAAACTTTGATTCTGTGCTGTCTCTGGGAATTGCTGAAATTTTGatgaataatataaaataaatatcgataaataaggagaaaatcaactcAATCTAATTTGAACGGTCATTCCAACTTTTGACCTAATCAGCTCCAATCAATTGATTTTTGTGCaataatatatttatgaaagtgccATCTTAGTGTCATTTTAACCATTTGCTATTTACAAAATATTTGAgaataatcacaaaaatcatataaatgaaatatttagattttttatatCCTAAATTCCCTTACAAGGAAATTCACAAAAATTATggcttaaattattatttttcaagaGTAACAAATTATAAGTTTTTCAGTATTAGAATCTCATATCATACGCAAATCCAAATTCTAGTTTAAATCTAACCAAAATTCACCTCTGCATTCATCGTAAGTAAAGGATTCGAAGGAACCAATAAGTGTAAGGAGTTCTCCCCTTATAACATACACCTAAGTTTTCTTTTTATAGCGCATTGGGGTGATTGTTGAGCCTATAAACATACACCATCGATGAGCTGTGAGATCAGTGTCGTCAGTTGTTGTCTTGATCGAACGTGTTGCCTCACAGTTTTAGACCTAACATTTCTAGAAGTGCTGTGTTAGCAACCTCATGAGAAAGGATTTAGTTGGCATGTCAGCCATATGAGCGTGATGTGTCAACTAAGTGAGCTCGATGTGTCATCAATCAATCATTGTAAGAAATTACAACTAGATGACTAATTGTGCTACCTAAATTTAAGCTTATATTTATTACTGTTTAGTAGATTTACTAATCAAGTATGTTGTCCATCTAGAGATACGAAATGAAACTTGaaatatacacatacacacatcAAAGAAGCAGTGAGGTATGGCCAAAGGTCAccatccttcttcctcttccaagGCACCACTGAGCTTGAGAGAATGTGCTCTCGATAAGGAGCTCGGTAAGAGGGATGCACGGTGGACTCAAACTCCTTCAGAAAGGCTGTCGcacaggatatatatatatatatatatatattttggtggAGAGGCTTTCTTAAAGGACGTCAAAAGTTGCGAGCTTGGAAGTCTAATAATGCTGCAGAAGCGATAGAAGTTTTGTCTGAGTGGAAGATTGGACGAGGCTGTCAATTAAGGCTGGTATGATGCTCGAGACTGAATCGAAGGTGTTTAGTTTGCAGAGTTCAAGATCAGCTTTTGCTGGATCAAGATGCCAGTGCGGACGGATTGGTATTCCTCGATCAACAACCGGTATACTATTGGTCTAAGGAGCTTTGTTGCTATCTTTCAGAAAAAGTAAGTCTTAAGAAGTGAAGGAAGGATTCGGCAAGTaagaaaggaagagaagaacaaaagcaaaacaaaagagaaaaagctagaagaagaagaagaagaaaaagagagctgAGAGGATCAATAAAAAAGATCGCAGCTACGTAGTGACACATTGCAAGTCTCCACAGGATTTTTCTCTGGGGATTTCGTGGCATACACGTTGAGAGGATCGGATAGGAACACAAGAGAGATCGTGTCAGTGCCAACAAGTAAAgaagctttctctctctctctctctctctctctagatgaCCTGAACCACACGACATTCCCGGAGGAGGTGGCGAGAAGCAGTGAGGAGAAGAAGCACACGACCATCTAACGCAAGGAAAGAAAGCAAATTGTGCCTCAATGATAAGGATAAAGATGCAATAAGaaacaataaaattaattattttaatatccaTATTAACAGAAAATAATTTTCCGAATAATATTTCTCTAACAACAGTTCTCATGAAACCATCGATCACATCTTCTTTtgtaatcaaaatatgagattgttGGATGCAAAATCTCCCAAACTCTTTCCAATCGAAGGCATCTTGGGCCATAGGAGATTGGCTCCTTGAAAACAATAATATGGGCTTTGAGAAACTATTCCAAGCGACCATTACAAATCAACAATTCTATCTTGTTTAAAGGAAAGCACCATCTTTCACTAGCTATTTGCTAAATCCACAACCCAACCTAAAGTAAATAGAATAAGCAACTATATGCATGGGTCAGGTTAGACAAACCACCTTAGTGGATGGACAAAACTAAACACCAAGGATGATGTTGGCATCATGATGGTTCCTATGCCCTTGTTGAGCAGCAAAATGTCCAGAATCAATCACCTACAGAATGTGAGGTGTTGACATCTTAGTGCACGATCGATTTTGGATACAACACTTGGATAATATCGTTGTCGACATGATAAATAAATGTATGATGACATATAAGTGGTCGTGCAGTGGGGTTATGGAACTGCCACATCCAGCTAGCTGAGTGGGTTGCACTCGAAGTACGTAGTAATGCCCAATAACATATATAGCCAGCCTTAAGGCACAAGCCTTTGTCTCAGAGGAAAGGAAATGCAAAGCTGGGAGGGTTTGATGCGCAGCAAACTAGTTTATCTCATCCAATGATTACCACGCCACATTTCCAGCACGTCATGTGCCGATCAAAATGAAGGCCTATTTCCACATGTCATTAGAGTATCTCACTCTCTCTCGTTGTTACATTTATCATATGTATATGTGAAATTACTTTATCATGGATGGTCTGCACGCGAAGTGTCACAAAGCAGTGATGATGAATAAGTGTTTCCCACGTGAACCCAGCCATGCTTGTTTGTCTTCAGCAAACGATTAATTCGATCCCTAGAGTGCATGTGAAGTCATGTATATATACACCTAAATGATAAGTATTCTAATACTTTCTCTACACTTTTTTCCTTCtattaatatgattttttattatctggCATGTGAAGGGTTCGAATCAAATCAAAATCTAATAACTAAGTTTTGGATCCGAAAATATGATGGTTCTATAGGACCTCCTACAAAATTAAATAAAGGGCAATAAAAATATGTTGTGTATTTCAAATTATTTGagtcttaaaaatatatatgagacTATTATTCAATCATTATATTTACGTATGAAAGATTCATGTGAATGAGACGAGGAGAGCATGTCTTCAAATAATTAGGTACATCAATCATTGAGTCAATACTAATATAAATTTGTTGAACTAATAAGGTGTCTAATAAGATGTCACATAACATCAAATTGtgtatatgtcatactccttaatCATCTTTTAAAGTGAGATATAATAGACAATTAAGTTTTTTTACATGTCATGCCCTCctattatctatatgccatatcctTTGTTCATCTTTCTCAAAGGATTTTTGGCTTTAAATGAAGTTTAAATATTACTTAATACCTATTCATTTAGTTGAATTATATTAACAATTCTTCATAAATAtcctatttattattaaattaataaatttaaatttcatAAATACCTTACACATGCACTCAAACTAAATTCGAGtataaaatcaaatatgattcCCATTACTCCGGGGTTGGATTCaaataaaattagcacatatatatatatatatatatatatatatatatatatatatatatatatatatatatattatattattgcaCTTCCTATATTTCATTCATTATTTTCTATGTCattttcatgcaaaaaaaaaaagtttaacaaTCATTTTGTAACATTAATGcactcaaaataaaaataaaaagaatttatTTCATCTGCTGGCCTTAGATTTAGATGAACCGACAACAATCGACAACTAAatagcaaaaaataaataaataaattaggaaCCACAAAATGAACTTCCTGATTTCTCAATCAATTTAAATGAGACATCATATGCAGtacttgcttttctttttctattaaatGTTAGACTTTCTTAATAGTCCGCTGTTTGCCTTTAGGATTaatggaaaataataataataataataataataataataataataataataataataataataataataaaatgactGATTCCTTCGGCTGCTCCGAAGCAGCAACACTCTCCCGGCACGTGACCTGCTGCTCTCCCCCCTCCCTTAGCTCCCTCGTCTCTGCGGATACTGGGCCCTACCATAACAGAGCGTGTAACCAACCAAGCGTTTTTGCGTCAAATTAATTACTTATTTTTCctctattaataaaaaaaaatggcatctccttcttccccttcgcTCGGTACGCTTCTGCAATCTCGAACCTTAAGCTTACCGTTTACACGCTAAGCCGCCATTGACGAACTCGCCGCGCCTTCAAAAGGCCCCCACGACCCTCCTCCCACTCACACCGCTTCCGTCCTTTCTATCCTGGCGGATCCCTCTGCGTCGCCCAGATGCTGACGTGCATCGCCTGCTCGAAGCAGCTCGGCGGCGGCCACGGCCGTGATGACGACGACGTCACCAATGGGGCCGCGACGCCCAGCGCAGGTCGGGGCATTAAAGACCTGACTGCCCAGGTGGCCGATCGCTTGATGTGGTTTCGTTCCGTTTTAGGCTTCCTCTCGGTTATTTGGCCTGATCTCAAGTTTTCCTTCTTCGGATCAGATTAAGGAGATGGCGTTGAAGGCGACGGGGGCGTATCGGCACTGCAAGCCGTGTGGGGGGGCGCCGGAGGACGGGCTGCGCCACCTCCACGGGGACTACGCTTGCTCGGAGGCGGCGTCGGGATCGGACTGGAGGACCATCGGCAGCGCTGCGTGGACTCCGAGGACTGCGACGTCCCCGATGATGGGGCGGGAGCTGAAGGAGATCTCCAGCGGCGAGAGGACTCCGTCAGTGAGCGGCTGGACGGAGGCCTCGTCGGCGGTGGCATCGACGTTCCCGGAGGACGGCGAAGAGGAGGAGCCCAAGGAGTGGGTGGCCCAAGTGGAGCCCGGGATTCTGATCACCTTCCTTTCGCTCCCCCACGGCGGCAACGACCTGAAGAGGATCCGGTTCAGGTACTCCGTTTCCGTTCTTGTTCATCATTGATACAGAGGCACCAAACAAACCTTTTGCTCAATCAACTAATTCGGCTTTAAATCTGTTTTTTCAAGATTAATTTACGTTATGCTGTTTACGAGaaattatttttgctttaatATTTACTTACTTCCGTCAAAATTTTCCGAAATTTTACGCCGTAAATCGTGATGGAACAACAGCAAGTATTTTCATCAGTTACATACTTTTACAGAGGCATCGCAGCTTTATTTTTGTGGTTCGTAAACTTTTTGTATCTCGAGATTCGTGCAGTAGAAGACCGGCATCTGTTGATCTTTTGGAATTCTGAATAGCCAATACGGTGATGGATTTTTGTTCCGCTTCGTAGACATTGGCGGATCGCCCGATGTTGTGCATGTTTCGTTTCCCGGTTCCAAATTTGTTCTTTAGTTCGTTTTGTCTCATAAATTAGTGGCGGTTCGAAATCTAGAATGACGGTGAAAGGCCGCTTCTCCTTCCTCCGGGGAGTGGGAAAAGGCTTTAGAACAAGCAAGTAGTCCCTTGCTTCGCTTTCGTTGGGGTTGATGGCCCACTGTGCTTGAGCTTTGTGCAAATGTAGCTGTTATAGAATGAACTCTGTAGACCGTGACAGCCATTGAATTCTCTTAATGAGCTGGGACTCCCTCTCTCTATCTGTCACTCGAAACTGCAGACACGCACGCCCACCTGTGGGTCTCGGATGCCTTCATCATGCCTTCCACCCTGTTGATCATTATGTCTGCTTAAATGAACTCTAGCGGATTAGGTTAGGGAAGGTTTTGAGTTTTATGTCGGCACTGGATTTGGATCCATGCATATGACCTGCTTGAAACGATTACATAGTTTACAGAAGAACATATTAATGTTTGACCATCTGATTTGTCTGAATGCTGAAAAGTTAGATGCGGTTGGATGCCATGATATCATTTTGGACAATAGGAAAGCATGAAAATCCTACAAATTCTGCAATAGCAAGTTTCTTAGCAGTTGTGTTGCTTTTTCTCCATGTATTTTTTGAAGCAGAGCAAAAAAGAAACCCAATGCATATGATATCTTGGTCAATGACTTCCATTTTTGCAAAATAATATGATTTCTTCTCTGCACTTCACAGACCCCATAGCTGGAATCTGATATGATttagaagtatttttcttaatggaagTCATCATGGAATGGGTACAGATATTTGGCATGAAGGCTAGTCCATCTTGAACTAAAAAATACAAACTTAAAGTATTGACTTGAACTTCATAGAATTTATTCATGCTATCACTAGATTCAGGTCATTTCCTGTTCTTGTTGGAGGATACAGTTGTTTAATGCTGATTATTTATGTTCTTGTAGATGGTCATGTATGATACAGAATTATATTGTTGGACAATTTTTAGATCGTGAtcgagtttctaaagcttttctaaTCAATTCCCGGTTCACGATTAAATTTTGCTTGCATTAGTTATATACATGCCATGCTTGTTGTCTTTGGTAGCCGAGAGATGTTTAGCAAGTGGCAAGCCCAGAGGTGGTGGGCAGAAAACTATGACAAGGTCGTGGAGTTGTACAATGTCCATAGATTCAATCGCCACGCCATGCCTCTTCCGACACCACCAAGATCTGAGGATGAGGTGAAAGAAGACTACCCGATGTGAATCATTTTTCCACATCTTATTGTGTTCGTATTTCCATCAGGCCTTTGTTCATCGTTGCTTTAACCATTTGCTAGAGCTCAAAGGACAGCCCGGTGACACCACCACTCAGCAAAGAGCGGCTGCCTCGCAACCTCTACTTAACCGGTGACGCTGGGATGGGTTACTCATCATCTGATTCTCTCGAACAACATTCAAGTTACAAATACCATGGCCATCACCACACACGCCATGCATGCCACTACTACGACTCTGGTGGCCTCACGTCAACCCCGAAGCTGTCGAGCATCAGCGGGTCAAAAACCGAAACATCGTCCATGAATGCTTCACGGAGGACGAGCTCATCCGCTGAGGAGTTGGATCGATATGGGGAGCTCTCGGCATCAGTTAGCAATGCTAGTGATTTAGAGAGAGAATGGGTGGAAGAGGATGAACCTGGTGTCTACATCACAATTCGCGAGTTACCTCGAGGTATCAGGGAACTTCGCCGTGTCCGATTCAGGTCAGAGACTCACTCCTATCTTTTAATTGCCTTCAGCTGAATATTTTCCTTTTAACCTTCATCTTTCGATGCTCGTTCTGCAAACATTTTGATTGGCATTTCTAACATGAGTGTTTACCTAACTCATATAAGAACCTCATGAAATTAGGCGTTTTAGATGAGGTTCTGTGCTACCTGGATCATCAGTCTCAATTAAACCTAAAACATTCTGTTAAGAAATGACTTTTTACTTCATCCAGATGAGAACTTGCATCTTCATCATCTCTTCCTGTTTATTTGTTGGGGCATTTACTTTCTTATTTTAGGCGAAATTTGTACATTAGTGTATGTGTCCCATAAAATCAACCTTCCATTTATGTGATATTTTCTATTTAAATGCCATCATAATTTTGCAGCCGGGAGAGGTTCGGAGAGATGCACGCGAGGTTATGGTGGGAGGAGAACCGTGCAAGGATACAAGAACAGTATCTTCGATAGCAAAGCAAGCAGATAAACACACAGCTGTTCTTCCCATCATTTTTAAGCTTCGGTTGGGTTTCTTTGCTCCAGTTTGCAACTTAGTTGTcattagaacttgctatatttgaAGTTGTGTGATTAAATATGCAGGAGGATTGTATGCGAGTATACTTGCGCAAAGTTGGCTCGAGATGGCTGTCAGTGTATTTTGATGGGTGGATCAGTAACTAAGAACATTATATTACAGCAGAACCCTTGGACGTATTGAGCTCGCTCAAGCAATAGCTTCAACTAATAGCCAGAGGAGTCACCCTCGGAATCCGTATCATGTCTGAAAGAGAATATTGACTTGGATGGCACGCAGCGGTCACCTTCGAAGACGACGCGGTCGCCGATGATCACTGGAGCGACTACTTTTTCCTTCTTACCCAGAGTCGTGGATACGTTGCGGGTGATGTGGCACTTGATTCGGCGTCCGAAATGACAACCGTCGGATGTTGTCACTGCGCCCCAAGTAACCGCGGGACCCACACGATTACGTGGTCAACACGCATCGACACAGGCTCGGTGTCTCGCAGCGCAGCACGTAGCCTCCTCTCAGCGGTTGTAATCATGTAATCCATGGAACGAAGTAACACGCCAGACCTACACCTGGCAGTTACACGTCCAAACCTCGATCAAACCGTTGCCCTTTTTCCCGCACCTCTTCCACACACACGCCGCAACACCTGACCCTTTTCACCCGGTAACCTTGCGTTCCTTTTTTTGCCTATTTGTTCAGGTTGTTTTCATATATATATCCTTACACGATTTGGAAATAGCACTTTATCTACATCAGTATGGTTTATCCCAACTACTTTCGATTAAAAAGtttatcaaaatataatttttattattattttttatttttgtagataaaaaaaaatataatttatattatgagaatattaagatggatgtgtattaaaaaatatttttattcataaataaCTATATAtcgatttaataaaaataatatataaaaaaatagtcATGATGATATCAGCATGTGATTAGAAAATCTTTGGAACGTGATAATTAaaaagatgaaataattaatattagtgataaAAATAGAATAGAAGATGTTTTGGGAATGAGTCGTTGACGTTCTAGTCAACCTCACATGGTCCAAACTCGTAGACGTAGGATTGTCCGAGATGCCTTTAGGGTAAAAACGTGAAGTTCCTAATATACTACTTGCATGAAGATCGAGATCGAGAGAGTTTCCTAATTTGGTTCTTCAAACGCTCAAGTTAGTTTCCTAAAATGGTTAAAAAGATTATCCCATTTTTTATTGTGTTGAAGATGAGTTTTTATACATGATCGTAGACgaccaaaatatttaataaaatattctaTTGGGAGGCAGTCTCTAACTACCTCCAACGGTCTCCTCTTGGCCTTTTATCCACGTGAGCGATAAAGACGGAACATTTCATAATCACTTACTTTGGACCCTTGTCCACGTTGGCATACGAGTGAAAGGTGACATTTGTTTTCTCCTTTCATCTTGGACAACACATGGTGATTACAAGTCAGATGACAATTAGCTATGACATTTGTTTTCTCCTTTCATCTTGGACAACACATGGTGATTACAAGTCAGATGACAATTAGCTACTGGTGTACTTTGTATCATTTGTCCTCTCCACACTGAGGCATGTTTTGGGGCTCTCGTGAGAGGGACCTGAAGTACAACATCTAGTTCGTCCGACATATCAAGCTTATGTATCTTTAATTGGTTCTCCAATTTTGTGCATTAGGTGAACACCGACAAGGTCAAGAGCACCTTCGTCTTGAATTGATGACCTTTGTCACTCAACAAGAGGTCACTCCTCACTAATAGACCCACCTCAGTAGAGGATCAATCTTTATTAACGTGAACCTAACCCTCCTTGGAGTTTGGAGGGTTGCGAGTGCTACTAGTGGTGATCCATTGTCGACCTGCTCctcatatcatcaaaaaatacatcTTGGTCGGATGGGGTCAGGTTTAGCGACCTCCATGACTTGACGATGACCACATACGAAGAGAGGGCCAGGTTTCACAATTGTTGCACCTCGGGTGGAGGAGAGGGTCgggtttttttttttcgttttttatGCCTTAGGCGAAGCAGGGAGTCGAGTTCCCTAACCTCCCTACCTCGGGGAACCCGACCCTCTCCTTCATCGTAGGTGTAGAGGT comes from the Musa acuminata AAA Group cultivar baxijiao chromosome BXJ2-8, Cavendish_Baxijiao_AAA, whole genome shotgun sequence genome and includes:
- the LOC135619722 gene encoding putative lipoxygenase 5; translation: MEMLGSSLLRTTTPLLRSSSSSLFPGDRPSDLLFSHASFPSRQRIGLARRVMRSPVAAVVLTERCVRTEVEEKPVSFKVQAAVTVRRRKQEDLKESIANQVDAFLDKMGKNVVMELVSTEIDPKTRKPKTSNRAALRGWFEKKNTKAERVVYTAEFAVDSSFGEPGAITVLNRHQSEFFLESIVVEGFACGPVHFACNSWVQPTSVHPNNGVFFGNKPYLPSQTPAGLRELRQQELKALKGDGNGERKLTDRIYDYDTYNDLGNPDKGIEFARPTLGGEKMPFPRRLRTGRAPTATDSHAESRVEDPLPMYVPRDERFEEGKQEMLKAGALKAVLHNLVPLLVAFLSPQSHDFKAFHELDNLFKEGLRLKRSLQDQLFHKIPFVTKIEESSEGLLRYDTPDIITKDKFAWLRDDEFARQTLAGINPVNIERLQVFPPVSRLDPSVYGPPESAITEEHITSHLNGMSVQQALEEKKLFILDFHDVYLPFIDRINAQDGRKAYGTRTVFFLTELGTLKPIAIELSLPPVRPGDARTKRVLTPPTDATGNWLWQLAKAHVCSNDAGVHQLVNHWLRTHASVEPFTLAAHRQLSAMHPIFKLLKPHMRYTLEVNALARQILINGGGVIESGFTPGPVCMEISAAAYRDHWRFDQEALPADLIRRGMAVEDKTQPHGLRLVIEDYPYATDGLLLWSAIQSWVETYVAAYYSDDEAVQSDSELQSWYSEAVNVGHADKRHAPWWPRLSSPAELSSVLTTLIWLSSAQHASLNFGQYPLGGYIPNRPPMMRRLVPMEGDPEYEHFRADPVKFFLSALPSLTQATTFMTVIDTLSTHSVDEEYLGERPDPYTWTGDGEMVEAFHEFAAEVRRAETEIARRNADPARRNRCGAGVLPYELMAPSSGPGITCRGVPNSVSI
- the LOC135584974 gene encoding protein Brevis radix-like 1, with amino-acid sequence MLTCIACSKQLGGGHGRDDDDVTNGAATPSAGRGIKDLTAQIKEMALKATGAYRHCKPCGGAPEDGLRHLHGDYACSEAASGSDWRTIGSAAWTPRTATSPMMGRELKEISSGERTPSVSGWTEASSAVASTFPEDGEEEEPKEWVAQVEPGILITFLSLPHGGNDLKRIRFSREMFSKWQAQRWWAENYDKVVELYNVHRFNRHAMPLPTPPRSEDESSKDSPVTPPLSKERLPRNLYLTGDAGMGYSSSDSLEQHSSYKYHGHHHTRHACHYYDSGGLTSTPKLSSISGSKTETSSMNASRRTSSSAEELDRYGELSASVSNASDLEREWVEEDEPGVYITIRELPRGIRELRRVRFSRERFGEMHARLWWEENRARIQEQYLR